A region from the Natronorubrum halophilum genome encodes:
- a CDS encoding MFS transporter, whose translation MTAATERSLCRNRDFRRFFAGQFVTNAGDSLYTVAVLWLAFELSGSSLVTGALNAILLLPWLLQVFAGPLVDRLPLRSILVGSQVIQGIVVLVLPLTAVTGQLRVGVLFAVAPVLMLATLLMAPMESALLPRIVDDDRLSGANSALATVTLGLDMVFDALGGGFIAVFGVTALFLADSLTFAAAAVLFAGITLGTPVNSDKTEGTNESEPTVESVLRSYGSDLRAGVDILRGTVFIELMLTTAVANFTIGVTLAILPAFGDGLGGAAAYGLLLGALGIGRLIGSVVGPYVEGIPYGTVLISHGLGACFWIAAVFAPSAALTIVLFGLAWVPAGVSGVLTSTLNQRVFPPDLLGRVSATKGTASGATLPLGSLVGGIVAESVGTTTTMALAASGFGFTAVYVLLRPRLRRLPAVEAATPSDFGLQTETSQSPE comes from the coding sequence ATGACCGCCGCCACCGAGCGCTCGCTGTGTAGGAACCGTGACTTCCGGCGCTTCTTTGCCGGACAGTTCGTGACGAACGCTGGCGATAGCCTCTACACGGTAGCCGTCCTCTGGCTCGCGTTCGAGCTAAGCGGCTCGAGTCTCGTCACTGGCGCTCTGAACGCGATACTGCTGCTCCCGTGGCTGTTGCAAGTATTCGCCGGGCCACTCGTCGACCGCCTGCCGCTCAGATCCATCCTCGTCGGATCGCAGGTGATCCAGGGCATTGTCGTACTCGTCCTGCCGCTCACAGCGGTAACCGGACAGCTACGCGTCGGCGTGTTGTTCGCCGTCGCTCCGGTTCTCATGCTCGCAACGCTGCTAATGGCACCGATGGAGTCCGCACTCCTCCCTCGTATCGTCGATGACGACCGACTCTCCGGGGCCAACTCCGCCTTAGCGACGGTGACGCTCGGACTGGATATGGTATTCGATGCGCTCGGAGGCGGTTTCATCGCCGTCTTCGGGGTGACGGCGCTATTCCTCGCCGACTCGCTCACCTTCGCCGCCGCTGCGGTACTATTCGCCGGTATCACGCTGGGGACTCCCGTGAATTCGGACAAGACGGAGGGAACCAACGAATCCGAACCGACCGTCGAATCCGTACTCCGATCGTACGGATCAGATCTACGGGCCGGTGTTGATATCCTCCGGGGGACTGTCTTCATCGAACTGATGCTGACAACCGCCGTCGCAAACTTCACGATCGGGGTCACGCTGGCGATTCTCCCGGCGTTCGGCGACGGTCTCGGCGGAGCCGCGGCCTACGGCTTGCTGCTGGGAGCGCTTGGCATTGGCCGCCTCATCGGATCGGTCGTCGGCCCGTACGTCGAAGGCATTCCCTATGGGACAGTACTCATTTCGCACGGGTTGGGTGCGTGTTTCTGGATCGCGGCGGTGTTCGCACCATCGGCGGCGCTCACGATCGTCTTGTTCGGTCTCGCATGGGTTCCTGCTGGCGTTTCAGGCGTACTTACGTCGACCCTGAATCAGCGGGTGTTCCCGCCGGACCTGCTCGGTCGAGTCTCCGCGACGAAGGGCACTGCCTCGGGGGCGACGCTTCCGCTGGGTTCACTTGTCGGCGGCATCGTCGCCGAGTCCGTGGGAACAACGACAACCATGGCACTGGCCGCTAGCGGCTTCGGTTTTACAGCCGTCTACGTCCTCCTGCGTCCACGGCTTCGACGGCTCCCTGCCGTTGAAGCGGCCACGCCGAGCGACTTCGGTCTACAAACCGAGACGAGCCAATCGCCGGAGTAA